The Aquila chrysaetos chrysaetos chromosome 6, bAquChr1.4, whole genome shotgun sequence genome window below encodes:
- the LOC115342751 gene encoding uncharacterized protein LOC115342751 isoform X3, whose protein sequence is MEEEEGGGGGSDSAAAAPPLPNLTPRHRQLIPTPCGPIKPCSELSFPVKIYFCVTILSLLSVIGLTVETLVRQTEEDFTISLIQLIGVVFCVYYVTRGILQENRQELIVFVLSILLVMFRSIVNFTVLSAEQKPKLLLCLCVLLISLHEITLLHNIISAAGVLWACLKVTISIIAILKELKPLVWIFLGQNIPEVVYLIYLLYTVIREWGKGNSYTLEAAFITGSCISVAIKSVLFWALIHVYRSFGQGLRERMFSSYGRIDS, encoded by the exons atggaggaggaggagggcggcggcggcggcagcgacAG cgccgccgcagccccccctCTGCCGAACCTCACCCCCCGGCACCGGCAGCTCATCCCCACGCCCTGCGGCCCC aTAAAACCTTGCTCAGAGCTATCATTTCCTGTGAAGATCTACTTCTGTGTCACTATTTTGTCTCTGCTAAGTGTGATAGGGCTAACCGTAGAGACACTCGTTCGACAAACTGAGGAAGATTTCACCATTTCTCTTATTCAGTTAATTGGAGTTG tgTTCTGTGTATACTATGTGACTAGAGGAATCCTGCAGGAGAATCGCCAGGAGCTCATCGTCTTTGTTCTTTCCATCTTGCTAGTGATGTTTCGTTCCATTGTCAACTTCACAGTGCTCTCTGCTGAGCAAAAGCCAAAACTCCTG CTCTGCTTGTGTGTTCTGCTGATAAGCCTGCATGAGATCACCCTTCTACATAACATCATCTCGGCAGCAGGGGTGCTTTGGGCCTGCCTGAAGGTGACCATTAGCATCATCGCA ATCTTAAAAGAACTGAAACCTCTGGTGTGGATTTTTCTGGGTCAGAATATACCTGAAGTAGTTTATCTCATCTACCTGCTTTACACG GTGATAAGGGAGTGGGGCAAAGGGAATTCTTACACTCTGGAAGCTGCTTTCATTACCGGctcttgcatttctgttgcaataaaatctgttttgttttgggcaCTGATTCATGTCTACCGCAGCTTTGGGCAGGGGCTGAGAGAAAGAA tgttttcttcctATGGAAGGATCGACTCCTGA
- the LOC115342751 gene encoding uncharacterized protein LOC115342751 isoform X1, producing MEEEEGGGGGSDSAAAAPPLPNLTPRHRQLIPTPCGPIKPCSELSFPVKIYFCVTILSLLSVIGLTVETLVRQTEEDFTISLIQLIGVVFCVYYVTRGILQENRQELIVFVLSILLVMFRSIVNFTVLSAEQKPKLLARFILILLVGSFDVICAIILIQSQSMMAFRVGGALESLQSQYFMLNLCFSMLTFDLQAQLCLCVLLISLHEITLLHNIISAAGVLWACLKVTISIIAILKELKPLVWIFLGQNIPEVVYLIYLLYTVIREWGKGNSYTLEAAFITGSCISVAIKSVLFWALIHVYRSFGQGLRERMFSSYGRIDS from the exons atggaggaggaggagggcggcggcggcggcagcgacAG cgccgccgcagccccccctCTGCCGAACCTCACCCCCCGGCACCGGCAGCTCATCCCCACGCCCTGCGGCCCC aTAAAACCTTGCTCAGAGCTATCATTTCCTGTGAAGATCTACTTCTGTGTCACTATTTTGTCTCTGCTAAGTGTGATAGGGCTAACCGTAGAGACACTCGTTCGACAAACTGAGGAAGATTTCACCATTTCTCTTATTCAGTTAATTGGAGTTG tgTTCTGTGTATACTATGTGACTAGAGGAATCCTGCAGGAGAATCGCCAGGAGCTCATCGTCTTTGTTCTTTCCATCTTGCTAGTGATGTTTCGTTCCATTGTCAACTTCACAGTGCTCTCTGCTGAGCAAAAGCCAAAACTCCTG GCCCGCTTCATTCTGATCCTTTTGGTTGGCTCCTTTGATGTGATCTGTGCCATCATCCTCATTCAGAGTCAAAGCATGATGGCCTTTCGAGTGGGTGGTGCTCTAGAAAGCCTACAGTCGCAATACTTCATGCTGAACCTCTGTTTTTCCATGTTGACCTTTGATCTTCAGGCACAG CTCTGCTTGTGTGTTCTGCTGATAAGCCTGCATGAGATCACCCTTCTACATAACATCATCTCGGCAGCAGGGGTGCTTTGGGCCTGCCTGAAGGTGACCATTAGCATCATCGCA ATCTTAAAAGAACTGAAACCTCTGGTGTGGATTTTTCTGGGTCAGAATATACCTGAAGTAGTTTATCTCATCTACCTGCTTTACACG GTGATAAGGGAGTGGGGCAAAGGGAATTCTTACACTCTGGAAGCTGCTTTCATTACCGGctcttgcatttctgttgcaataaaatctgttttgttttgggcaCTGATTCATGTCTACCGCAGCTTTGGGCAGGGGCTGAGAGAAAGAA tgttttcttcctATGGAAGGATCGACTCCTGA
- the LOC115342751 gene encoding uncharacterized protein LOC115342751 isoform X2: MEEEEGGGGGSDSAAAAPPLPNLTPRHRQLIPTPCGPIKPCSELSFPVKIYFCVTILSLLSVIGLTVETLVRQTEEDFTISLIQLIGVVFCVYYVTRGILQENRQELIVFVLSILLVMFRSIVNFTVLSAEQKPKLLARFILILLVGSFDVICAIILIQSQSMMAFRVGGALESLQSQYFMLNLCFSMLTFDLQAQLCLCVLLISLHEITLLHNIISAAGVLWACLKVTISIIATCPSSSGPLKVATCRKAVHRFFFPKSQDLKRTETSGVDFSGSEYT, from the exons atggaggaggaggagggcggcggcggcggcagcgacAG cgccgccgcagccccccctCTGCCGAACCTCACCCCCCGGCACCGGCAGCTCATCCCCACGCCCTGCGGCCCC aTAAAACCTTGCTCAGAGCTATCATTTCCTGTGAAGATCTACTTCTGTGTCACTATTTTGTCTCTGCTAAGTGTGATAGGGCTAACCGTAGAGACACTCGTTCGACAAACTGAGGAAGATTTCACCATTTCTCTTATTCAGTTAATTGGAGTTG tgTTCTGTGTATACTATGTGACTAGAGGAATCCTGCAGGAGAATCGCCAGGAGCTCATCGTCTTTGTTCTTTCCATCTTGCTAGTGATGTTTCGTTCCATTGTCAACTTCACAGTGCTCTCTGCTGAGCAAAAGCCAAAACTCCTG GCCCGCTTCATTCTGATCCTTTTGGTTGGCTCCTTTGATGTGATCTGTGCCATCATCCTCATTCAGAGTCAAAGCATGATGGCCTTTCGAGTGGGTGGTGCTCTAGAAAGCCTACAGTCGCAATACTTCATGCTGAACCTCTGTTTTTCCATGTTGACCTTTGATCTTCAGGCACAG CTCTGCTTGTGTGTTCTGCTGATAAGCCTGCATGAGATCACCCTTCTACATAACATCATCTCGGCAGCAGGGGTGCTTTGGGCCTGCCTGAAGGTGACCATTAGCATCATCGCA ACCTGCCCTTCCAGTTCAGGACCGCTGAAAGTTGCTACCTGCCGGAAAGCAGTCCATCGTTTCTTCTTTCCCAAGTCCCAAG ATCTTAAAAGAACTGAAACCTCTGGTGTGGATTTTTCTGGGTCAGAATATACCTGA